From Streptomyces yatensis, one genomic window encodes:
- a CDS encoding acyltransferase family protein — MRDLVRRIEAATPPDRDRAVDALRALAILGVVLGHWLVTALVADSGTLRAASPLLYQPELTPVSWAFQTLAVFFLVGGQMGAKSHASARARGIGYRRWLRARLARLFRPVAAVLAVWAVAAGAMLGSGVSLLTVHTLLKLVLSPLWFLLVYAVLTAATPLVARLHPLWPLAVVLHVDLIRFGFGGPAWLGWINLAAGWLVPYCLGATWGRGLLRGRTAGWVLLIGGAVVTAGLVLFGGYPAAMVGVPGAPVSNLNPPTLAAVTFGLTQCGAALLLRGPLRRVLARPAAWAAVALVNLSAMTVFLWHQTAMMAVSVTTLRLYGPLPGLHTVPDGLGWVLTRLCWLPVFAGALLICWAAFHTYEAGRPPKGGGGVVRGGGVVRGGGGVRGGGGVTRGGSRVVREGRLAREARQVEKPGV, encoded by the coding sequence TTGCGTGATCTCGTGCGGCGGATCGAGGCCGCCACCCCGCCCGACCGCGACCGCGCCGTGGACGCCCTGCGGGCCCTCGCCATCCTCGGCGTGGTGCTCGGCCACTGGCTGGTGACCGCCCTGGTCGCCGACAGCGGCACCCTGCGCGCGGCCAGCCCGCTGCTGTACCAGCCCGAACTCACCCCCGTCTCCTGGGCGTTCCAGACCCTCGCGGTGTTCTTCCTGGTCGGCGGGCAGATGGGTGCCAAGAGCCACGCCAGTGCCCGCGCCCGGGGCATCGGCTACCGGCGGTGGCTGCGCGCCCGGCTGGCCCGGCTGTTCCGGCCCGTCGCCGCCGTGCTCGCGGTGTGGGCCGTGGCGGCGGGGGCGATGCTCGGCTCCGGGGTGAGCCTGCTGACCGTGCACACACTGCTCAAACTCGTCCTGTCCCCGCTGTGGTTCCTGCTGGTCTACGCGGTGCTCACGGCCGCGACCCCGCTGGTGGCGCGGCTGCATCCGCTGTGGCCGCTGGCCGTCGTGCTCCATGTCGACCTGATCCGGTTCGGCTTCGGCGGCCCGGCCTGGCTCGGCTGGATCAATCTGGCGGCGGGCTGGCTGGTCCCGTACTGCCTGGGCGCCACCTGGGGCCGGGGCCTGCTGCGCGGCCGGACGGCCGGGTGGGTGCTGCTGATCGGGGGCGCGGTGGTCACCGCCGGGCTGGTCCTGTTCGGCGGCTATCCGGCGGCGATGGTCGGGGTGCCCGGCGCCCCGGTCTCCAACCTCAACCCGCCCACCCTGGCGGCCGTCACCTTCGGTCTCACCCAGTGCGGCGCGGCCCTGCTGCTGCGCGGCCCGCTGCGCCGGGTGCTGGCGCGGCCCGCCGCGTGGGCGGCGGTGGCGCTGGTCAACCTCTCCGCGATGACCGTGTTCCTGTGGCACCAGACGGCGATGATGGCGGTCAGCGTGACCACACTGCGGCTGTACGGGCCGCTGCCGGGGCTGCACACCGTGCCCGACGGCCTCGGCTGGGTGCTGACGCGGCTGTGCTGGCTTCCGGTGTTCGCGGGGGCGCTGCTGATCTGCTGGGCGGCGTTCCACACCTACGAGGCGGGACGGCCGCCCAAGGGCGGCGGCGGGGTCGTCCGCGGTGGCGGGGTCGTCCGCGGTGGTGGCGGCGTTCGCGGTGGTGGCGGCGTCACTCGCGGTGGGAGCCGCGTCGTCCGCGAGGGGCGGTTGGCCCGGGAGGCCCGGCAGGTGGAGAAGCCCGGTGTCTAG
- a CDS encoding alpha/beta hydrolase, with protein MASRLRRALLVALVTTSVVVPLMGAAGPSEVPAPAPVALGPVSVQGLDHRYAANREGIGAAEAMAARHGDRARERALRKMRKPSRHFLSFDGRDGGRAVEVYGDLGRATRVAVLVPGSDTNLETYDRFRAGALALSHQLGSRTAVVSWLGYKTPGTVGPEVLTTGLAAGAAPRLAAFVRELNAAKPRARISLLCHSYGSVVCARAARGLNAADIVLYGSPGTGFDDARQLHTRATVWAGRGGNDWIGGVPHVRIRLLGTTVGFGTDPVSGRFGARKFDAGDVGHSDYLKPGSAALASMGRIVEGRYA; from the coding sequence ATGGCGTCCCGTCTTCGCCGCGCCCTGCTCGTGGCGCTCGTCACCACCTCGGTGGTGGTGCCCCTGATGGGGGCCGCAGGGCCGAGCGAGGTGCCGGCGCCCGCACCCGTGGCGCTGGGGCCCGTGAGCGTCCAGGGGCTGGACCACCGGTACGCGGCCAACCGGGAGGGGATCGGGGCGGCCGAGGCGATGGCGGCCCGGCACGGCGACCGCGCGCGGGAGCGGGCGCTGCGGAAGATGCGGAAGCCGTCGCGGCACTTCCTGTCCTTCGACGGGCGGGACGGCGGCCGCGCCGTCGAGGTGTACGGGGACCTGGGCCGGGCCACACGCGTCGCCGTACTGGTGCCGGGGTCGGACACCAACCTGGAGACATACGACCGGTTCCGGGCCGGGGCCCTCGCGCTGAGCCATCAACTCGGCAGCCGTACCGCCGTCGTCAGCTGGCTCGGGTACAAGACGCCGGGCACCGTGGGACCCGAGGTGCTGACCACGGGCCTGGCCGCCGGTGCCGCTCCCCGACTGGCCGCATTCGTACGGGAGTTGAACGCGGCCAAGCCCCGGGCCCGGATCTCGCTGCTGTGCCACTCCTACGGTTCGGTGGTCTGCGCCCGAGCCGCGCGGGGGCTGAACGCCGCGGACATCGTCCTGTACGGCAGCCCCGGGACCGGGTTCGACGACGCCCGGCAGCTGCACACCCGGGCCACCGTCTGGGCCGGGCGGGGCGGGAACGACTGGATCGGCGGGGTGCCGCATGTGCGGATCCGGCTGCTGGGCACGACCGTCGGCTTCGGGACCGATCCCGTCTCCGGGCGGTTCGGGGCACGGAAATTCGACGCGGGGGACGTCGGGCACAGCGACTATCTCAAGCCCGGATCCGCCGCCCTGGCGAGCATGGGCCGGATCGTGGAGGGCCGCTATGCGTGA
- a CDS encoding sensor histidine kinase — MTGGRMADRLAEGARALPRTMGERLRAAPGILRADLWTMRRDPLPRMRWLGRLPHGHVVLFAVLMAWLSMAQFQEPARPGTAQDPVPMIGFVVLEALAVQVALTRPIAAWWLSTAMLLVTALEVDGRVPVYVLYPWNYGQIALHTVVLLLLALRVRPRIAAEALILTLLVGVATAAFATRPHTDGLYEAFVSFTTAVVVGAALRGRRVARRRLVEQEELTAEERARRTLLEERNRIARELHDVVAHHMSVISIQAQVAPHLAENPSDDLKENLAGIRQNAVEALAELRRVLGVLRSEDALADGARHAPQPTLDRLDELVGTVRGTGITILTDVTGERRPLPPGVELSAFRIVQEALSNVMRHAPGSQARVELGYQRRGLTVRIVNTTPDRPAPPSPGAGHGLLGMRERAAMLGGELTTGPTPDGGYEVTAVLPTHHPDPSTAATETAEDPV; from the coding sequence ATGACGGGCGGGCGGATGGCGGACCGGCTGGCGGAGGGGGCGCGCGCCCTGCCGCGCACGATGGGCGAGAGGCTGCGCGCGGCGCCGGGCATCCTCCGTGCGGACCTGTGGACGATGCGGCGGGACCCGCTGCCGCGGATGCGCTGGCTGGGCCGGCTGCCCCATGGCCATGTGGTGTTGTTCGCGGTGCTCATGGCCTGGCTCAGCATGGCGCAGTTCCAGGAGCCCGCCCGCCCGGGGACGGCCCAGGACCCGGTGCCCATGATCGGTTTCGTGGTGCTCGAAGCGCTGGCCGTCCAGGTGGCGCTGACCCGCCCGATAGCGGCGTGGTGGCTCTCGACCGCCATGCTGTTGGTGACGGCGCTGGAGGTGGACGGCCGCGTCCCCGTATACGTGCTCTACCCCTGGAACTACGGCCAGATCGCGCTGCACACCGTCGTGCTGCTCCTCCTCGCGCTGCGGGTCCGCCCCCGGATCGCCGCCGAGGCGCTGATCCTGACCCTGCTGGTGGGGGTGGCCACCGCGGCCTTCGCCACCCGGCCCCATACGGATGGCCTTTACGAGGCGTTCGTGTCCTTCACCACCGCCGTGGTGGTGGGGGCCGCGCTGCGCGGCCGCCGGGTGGCGCGGCGGCGGCTGGTCGAGCAGGAGGAGCTCACCGCGGAGGAACGGGCCCGGCGCACCCTGCTGGAGGAGCGCAACCGCATCGCCCGCGAGCTGCACGACGTGGTCGCCCACCACATGTCGGTGATCTCCATCCAGGCGCAGGTCGCCCCGCATCTGGCCGAGAACCCCTCCGACGACCTCAAGGAGAACCTCGCGGGCATCCGCCAGAACGCGGTCGAGGCGCTGGCCGAACTCCGCCGCGTGCTGGGCGTGCTGCGCTCCGAGGACGCCCTGGCCGACGGCGCCCGGCACGCCCCGCAGCCCACCCTGGACCGGCTGGACGAGCTGGTGGGCACGGTGCGCGGGACCGGAATCACGATCCTTACGGATGTCACGGGGGAGCGGCGGCCGCTGCCGCCGGGCGTCGAGCTGTCGGCGTTCCGCATCGTGCAGGAGGCGCTGAGCAATGTGATGCGGCACGCGCCGGGCTCCCAGGCGCGGGTGGAGCTGGGGTACCAGCGGCGCGGGCTCACCGTCCGGATCGTCAACACGACCCCGGACCGGCCCGCCCCGCCCTCGCCGGGCGCCGGGCACGGGCTGCTCGGGATGCGGGAGCGCGCTGCGATGCTAGGGGGTGAGCTGACCACCGGCCCGACGCCGGACGGCGGTTACGAGGTGACCGCCGTGCTGCCCACGCACCACCCCGACCCGTCCACCGCCGCGACCGAAACCGCCGAGGACCCCGTATGA
- a CDS encoding glycosyl hydrolase family 65 protein, with protein sequence MTYSPLRPPRPARLLAPLLVCGLIAAVPPASAAPESDPAPAADAAAGGDCTRGPSDGWALSSGRIDPKDSSHAYVGNGYLGQRVPPQGTGYSGGGDKTGWPLFTPRYDGAFVSGLYAHNAKTTENRQVAAAIPTWSTLNVATGGAGSETFGSRTPAGRISHYRQTVFMRCGLVRTSLTWTASDGRATDLTYDIVADRANAHVGAVRMRMTPHWGGDATVTDLLDGRGARRMSGTGGGAHKGGTVDVGFRTDGTKTDGAVASTLRPGPGVRAGEARAEETEETEGTEGSEGPEGSEAARKLSARQALRFPVRPGRSYEFTKYVGVDTALTSRTPRADARAASRRAADQGWDGLFAAHSAAWRRLWRSDVEVAGRGRNDLRDWVRSTQYGLLSATRAGSRNSISPTGLSSDNYGGLIFWDAETWMYPGLLATHPELAKSVVEYRYKTRAGARANARKLGYPGLFYPWTSASKGGLWTECHSWDPPHCRTQNHLQSDIALAAWQYYEATGDTRWLRGRGWPVLKGIAEFWAGRATHNADGSYSIKNVAGPDEYSNGVDDGVFTNAGAATALRDAARAARVLGRAAPASWARIADRLRIPYDKKKRVFQQYDGYKGSTIKQADTVLLMYPLEWPMSGTSAARTLDYYAARTDPDGPAMTDSVHAIDAAAIGEPGCSTYTYLQRSIKPFVRGPFDTFSEARGEKAGAQDPLSGSPAQDFLTGKGGFLQVFTHGLTGMRMGEDGVRLDPMLPPQLHDGVTLRGLHWRGRTYDVAIGPHQTTVRLTEGAPMRIDTPRGGAQLVSRGAPAVLKTRRPDLEPTDNVARCGKATASTEEPGMYAGAAVDGNAATAWVPDAAQGTLTADLGRAVRLAKVSPEWTRTRPASHEVRTSLDGRHWREGTTGPARYVRVTVRSADDKKRAGIEELRVTRAK encoded by the coding sequence ATGACGTACTCCCCCCTCCGGCCGCCCCGGCCTGCCCGGCTGCTCGCCCCGCTGCTCGTCTGCGGGCTGATCGCCGCCGTGCCCCCGGCGTCCGCCGCCCCCGAATCCGACCCCGCCCCGGCGGCCGACGCCGCCGCCGGCGGGGACTGCACGCGCGGGCCGTCCGACGGCTGGGCGCTCTCGTCCGGCCGTATCGACCCCAAGGACAGCTCCCACGCGTATGTGGGCAACGGCTATCTCGGGCAGCGGGTGCCGCCCCAGGGGACCGGGTACTCCGGAGGGGGCGACAAGACCGGCTGGCCGCTGTTCACCCCCCGCTACGACGGCGCGTTCGTCTCGGGCCTCTACGCGCACAACGCGAAGACCACCGAGAACCGGCAGGTCGCCGCCGCCATCCCCACCTGGTCCACACTGAACGTGGCCACCGGGGGCGCCGGTTCGGAGACCTTCGGCTCCCGGACGCCCGCCGGGCGGATCTCCCACTACCGGCAGACGGTCTTCATGCGCTGCGGGCTGGTGCGGACCTCGCTCACCTGGACCGCGTCCGACGGACGCGCCACCGACCTCACGTATGACATCGTCGCCGACCGCGCCAACGCGCACGTGGGCGCCGTAAGGATGCGGATGACCCCGCACTGGGGCGGGGACGCGACCGTCACCGACCTCCTCGACGGACGCGGTGCGCGGCGGATGAGCGGGACCGGCGGTGGTGCCCACAAGGGCGGCACGGTCGATGTCGGCTTCCGTACGGACGGCACGAAGACCGACGGAGCCGTGGCCTCCACACTGCGGCCGGGCCCGGGAGTCCGGGCGGGCGAGGCGAGGGCAGAGGAGACAGAGGAGACAGAGGGGACAGAGGGGTCGGAAGGGCCGGAGGGGTCGGAGGCGGCGCGGAAGCTGTCCGCGCGCCAGGCCCTCCGCTTCCCCGTCCGTCCGGGCCGTTCCTATGAGTTCACCAAGTACGTGGGCGTGGACACCGCGCTGACCTCCCGCACCCCGCGCGCCGACGCCCGCGCCGCCTCCCGCCGCGCGGCGGACCAGGGCTGGGACGGGCTGTTCGCCGCGCACAGCGCCGCCTGGCGGCGGCTGTGGCGCTCCGATGTCGAGGTGGCCGGGCGGGGCCGGAACGACCTCCGGGACTGGGTGCGCTCCACGCAGTACGGACTGCTCTCCGCCACCCGCGCCGGCTCCCGGAACAGCATCTCCCCGACCGGGCTGAGCAGCGACAACTACGGCGGGCTGATCTTCTGGGACGCCGAGACCTGGATGTACCCCGGGCTGCTCGCCACCCATCCCGAACTCGCCAAGTCGGTGGTGGAGTACCGCTACAAGACCCGCGCGGGCGCCCGCGCCAACGCCCGCAAGCTCGGCTATCCCGGCCTGTTCTACCCCTGGACCAGCGCGAGCAAGGGCGGACTGTGGACCGAATGCCACAGCTGGGACCCGCCGCACTGCCGCACCCAGAACCACCTCCAGAGCGATATCGCCCTGGCGGCCTGGCAGTACTACGAGGCCACCGGCGACACCCGGTGGCTGCGCGGACGCGGCTGGCCGGTGCTCAAGGGGATCGCCGAGTTCTGGGCCGGACGCGCCACGCACAACGCCGACGGCAGCTACTCGATCAAGAACGTGGCCGGTCCCGACGAGTACAGCAACGGCGTCGACGACGGTGTCTTCACCAACGCCGGAGCCGCCACCGCGCTGCGCGACGCCGCCCGCGCCGCCCGCGTCCTCGGCCGTGCGGCGCCCGCCTCCTGGGCCCGGATCGCGGACAGGCTGCGGATTCCGTACGACAAGAAGAAGCGGGTTTTCCAGCAGTACGACGGCTATAAGGGCTCGACCATCAAGCAGGCGGACACCGTGCTGCTGATGTATCCGCTGGAGTGGCCGATGTCCGGTACGTCGGCGGCCAGGACCCTCGACTACTACGCGGCCCGCACCGACCCGGACGGCCCGGCCATGACGGACTCGGTGCACGCCATCGACGCCGCCGCCATCGGCGAGCCCGGCTGCTCCACGTACACCTACCTCCAGCGCTCCATCAAGCCGTTCGTGCGCGGCCCCTTCGACACGTTCTCGGAGGCGCGGGGCGAGAAGGCGGGCGCGCAGGACCCCCTGTCCGGCTCCCCGGCGCAGGACTTCCTCACCGGTAAGGGCGGCTTTCTGCAGGTCTTCACCCACGGTTTGACCGGGATGCGGATGGGCGAGGACGGGGTGCGGCTCGACCCGATGCTGCCGCCGCAGCTCCACGACGGCGTCACCCTGCGGGGGCTGCACTGGCGGGGCCGCACCTACGACGTGGCCATCGGCCCGCACCAGACGACCGTAAGGCTGACCGAGGGCGCGCCGATGCGGATCGACACCCCGCGGGGCGGAGCGCAGCTCGTGAGCCGGGGAGCGCCCGCGGTGCTCAAGACCCGCCGCCCGGACCTCGAGCCGACCGACAACGTCGCGCGCTGCGGAAAGGCGACGGCGAGCACGGAGGAGCCCGGGATGTACGCGGGCGCCGCCGTGGACGGCAACGCGGCCACCGCCTGGGTCCCCGACGCGGCACAGGGCACGCTCACGGCCGATCTCGGCCGCGCCGTACGGCTGGCGAAGGTCAGCCCGGAGTGGACCCGCACTCGGCCCGCCTCCCACGAGGTGCGGACCTCGCTCGACGGCCGCCACTGGCGGGAGGGGACGACCGGCCCGGCCCGCTACGTCCGCGTGACCGTGCGGTCGGCGGACGACAAGAAGCGCGCGGGCATCGAGGAGTTGCGGGTGACCCGGGCCAAGTGA
- a CDS encoding helix-turn-helix domain-containing protein, translated as MIVTGLQIDDIPPEERFAAWRALCELTAIPMELRSDHEHDFRASVRGGVSLGEVMLTSTSVPSLRNERTAAHIRRSDPELYHLRLTLRGESDVRHGDTEATVGPRQLMLTSTSTPYVAVCERGRVDGMSITLSPSLLPFPAAELNRLLGQRLSGRSGIGAMLADFLTRLAAESGHYGPADAPRLGTVAVDLLNALLAHELDAGAEARAENRLTPESRRRTLRLRIEEFVRQNLHSPGLTPASIAAAHHISLRYLYRLFEEQGHTVSAWIRAQRLERCRRDLADPALRDTPIHVIAARWGFGHAADFSRAFRGAYGIPPRDFRHTALWTNR; from the coding sequence ATGATCGTGACGGGACTCCAGATCGACGACATCCCGCCCGAGGAGCGATTCGCGGCCTGGCGCGCCCTGTGCGAGCTGACGGCGATCCCGATGGAGCTCCGCAGCGACCATGAGCACGACTTCCGCGCGAGCGTACGGGGCGGAGTGAGCCTCGGCGAGGTGATGCTGACCTCCACCTCCGTACCGTCACTGCGCAACGAGCGGACGGCGGCCCATATCCGGCGCTCCGACCCGGAGCTCTACCATCTGCGGCTCACCCTGCGCGGCGAGAGCGATGTGCGCCACGGGGACACCGAAGCCACGGTCGGCCCCCGGCAGCTCATGCTCACCTCGACCTCCACGCCGTACGTGGCGGTGTGCGAGCGCGGCAGGGTCGACGGGATGTCGATCACCCTCAGCCCCTCGCTGCTGCCGTTCCCGGCGGCCGAGCTCAACCGGCTGCTCGGGCAGCGGCTGTCCGGGCGGTCCGGCATCGGGGCCATGCTCGCCGACTTCCTCACCCGGCTGGCCGCCGAATCCGGCCACTACGGCCCGGCCGACGCACCGCGCCTCGGCACCGTCGCCGTCGATCTGCTCAACGCGCTGCTCGCGCATGAGCTGGACGCCGGTGCCGAGGCGCGCGCCGAGAACCGGCTCACCCCCGAGAGCCGTCGGCGCACCCTGCGGTTACGCATCGAGGAATTCGTCCGGCAGAACCTGCACAGCCCGGGGCTCACCCCGGCGTCGATCGCCGCGGCCCATCACATCTCGCTCCGGTACCTCTACCGCCTCTTCGAGGAGCAGGGGCACACGGTCTCCGCGTGGATCCGCGCCCAGCGCCTGGAGCGCTGCCGCCGCGACCTCGCCGACCCCGCCCTGCGCGACACCCCCATCCATGTCATCGCCGCCCGCTGGGGTTTCGGCCACGCCGCGGACTTCAGCCGTGCCTTCCGCGGCGCCTATGGCATCCCCCCTCGGGACTTCCGCCATACGGCGCTGTGGACGAACAGGTGA
- a CDS encoding response regulator yields MTTTIRVLIADDQMMVRQGFTVLLNAEPDIEVVGQAVDGADAIEQVAELAPDVVLMDIRMPGVGGIEATRRLTEPAGATVKILVLTTFDLDEYVYEALRAGASGFLLKDASADELAHAVRVVAAGDALLAPNITKRLIGEFSRVSAAAPRGPLRDRVGALTERETEVLTLIAQGLSNAEIAARLVVAEQTVKTHVSRILFKLGLRDRTQAAVFAYETGLVRPSAF; encoded by the coding sequence ATGACGACGACCATCCGCGTTCTGATCGCCGACGACCAGATGATGGTCCGCCAGGGCTTCACGGTGCTCCTCAACGCCGAACCGGACATCGAGGTCGTCGGCCAGGCGGTGGACGGTGCCGACGCAATCGAGCAGGTCGCCGAGCTGGCCCCGGACGTGGTCCTGATGGACATACGGATGCCGGGAGTCGGCGGTATCGAGGCCACCCGCCGGCTCACCGAACCCGCCGGGGCCACCGTCAAGATCCTGGTCCTCACCACCTTCGACCTCGATGAGTACGTCTACGAGGCGCTGCGCGCGGGCGCGTCCGGGTTTCTGCTGAAGGACGCCTCGGCGGACGAACTGGCCCATGCGGTGCGGGTGGTGGCGGCCGGGGACGCGCTGCTGGCGCCCAACATCACCAAGCGCCTGATCGGCGAGTTCTCCCGGGTGAGCGCCGCCGCCCCGCGCGGTCCCCTGCGGGACCGGGTGGGCGCTCTGACGGAGCGCGAGACCGAGGTGCTCACCCTGATCGCCCAGGGGCTGTCGAACGCGGAGATCGCCGCGCGGCTGGTGGTGGCCGAGCAGACCGTGAAGACCCATGTGAGCCGGATCCTGTTCAAGCTGGGGCTGCGCGACCGGACCCAGGCGGCGGTCTTCGCGTACGAGACGGGGCTGGTGCGCCCGTCCGCGTTCTGA